The Pontibacter pudoricolor genome contains a region encoding:
- a CDS encoding M23 family metallopeptidase, giving the protein MKLNKILPLFIVAVLSTFNLAAQYNPTPGYFLFPIKPGERNYLSGTMGEIRSNHFHGGLDIKTDQREGLNVYAAADGYISRVKQSTYGYGNIIYITHPNGLTTTYAHLLQFGDPLGEYLLKKQYEKQTFELELFFEKDEFPVKRGQIIGLSGNTGGSGGPHLHFEIRDAQDRLYNPLRYDFKEVIDTTPPDIYSLAVLPLNIHARVKNEFNRAEYSPKKVGPNYSLADTIFAHGLIGLELQTNDRLDGATNKNGTQEVTLYVNNKPIYNHYIEQVPFEISRQVSQHINYYMYKRYGRTFQKAFVDYGNDLPLYKANGRQGRFTVHADSTYQVKLVAKDSYNNTSTLSFIVKGRKPTFTQTLAKAVKKPEMDYEIIGNVLKVSATDTSKTPRNVELFVSGKRFDLVPSYMNNSASVALYDLRGGIPDSIGFCDVGKSFGYQKMIPPAQDVNYKNSYLSLDFGKESLYDTLYLNTAKEGDVYTVGDFYTPLHKAIKVTMKVDTTGIDKNKAAVYFLGLGRGRGFAGGKWEGNTVTFYTKNMGKFKVMQDTRPPTIKLLSKSPAQIRFKIGDDLSGIQSFNAWVDGKWILMKYEHKQALIYSEKLDKSVPLSGEVVLKVKDIAGNEATFTTKI; this is encoded by the coding sequence TTGAAATTAAATAAGATATTACCGCTTTTTATAGTTGCCGTACTTTCCACCTTTAACCTGGCAGCTCAGTACAATCCAACACCCGGCTATTTCCTGTTCCCGATAAAACCCGGCGAACGCAATTACCTGTCGGGTACTATGGGCGAGATACGCTCTAACCACTTCCATGGCGGCCTGGATATTAAAACCGACCAGCGCGAAGGCCTGAATGTGTATGCCGCCGCCGATGGCTATATTTCCAGGGTAAAGCAGTCTACATACGGGTATGGCAATATTATTTATATCACGCACCCAAACGGCCTTACTACAACCTATGCGCACCTGCTACAGTTTGGCGACCCGCTGGGCGAGTATTTACTAAAGAAGCAATACGAAAAGCAAACCTTTGAGCTGGAGCTGTTCTTCGAGAAAGATGAATTTCCGGTGAAGCGCGGCCAGATAATTGGTTTGTCGGGTAACACGGGTGGTTCGGGTGGCCCACACCTGCATTTTGAGATCCGTGATGCGCAGGACAGGCTCTATAACCCACTTCGGTATGATTTTAAAGAAGTAATAGATACTACCCCGCCGGACATCTATAGTCTGGCTGTGTTGCCGCTGAACATACACGCTCGTGTAAAAAATGAGTTTAACCGTGCCGAATACAGTCCTAAAAAGGTGGGCCCCAACTATAGTTTAGCCGATACGATTTTTGCACACGGCCTTATCGGGCTGGAATTACAGACCAATGACCGCCTGGACGGGGCTACCAACAAGAACGGTACGCAGGAAGTTACCTTGTATGTAAACAACAAACCGATCTATAACCATTACATCGAGCAGGTGCCTTTCGAGATTTCGCGGCAAGTATCGCAGCATATTAATTATTACATGTACAAGCGTTACGGACGCACGTTCCAGAAAGCTTTTGTGGATTATGGCAATGACCTGCCGCTTTACAAAGCCAATGGCAGGCAAGGCCGCTTTACGGTGCATGCAGACTCTACTTACCAGGTAAAACTGGTAGCGAAAGACTCTTATAATAATACCTCCACGCTCAGCTTTATAGTTAAGGGCCGGAAACCAACCTTTACCCAGACCTTAGCCAAAGCGGTTAAAAAGCCGGAAATGGATTACGAGATCATCGGGAATGTACTGAAAGTAAGCGCGACCGACACAAGCAAAACGCCGCGAAACGTAGAGCTTTTTGTAAGTGGCAAACGCTTTGACCTGGTACCGAGCTACATGAATAATTCTGCTTCGGTGGCTCTCTACGATCTACGGGGTGGCATTCCGGACTCTATCGGGTTCTGTGATGTGGGCAAGAGCTTTGGTTACCAGAAAATGATACCGCCAGCCCAGGATGTAAACTATAAAAACAGCTACCTGAGCCTTGATTTCGGTAAAGAGTCGCTATACGATACGCTTTACCTGAATACCGCCAAAGAAGGAGATGTATACACTGTAGGGGATTTTTACACGCCGCTGCACAAAGCCATTAAAGTAACCATGAAAGTGGATACCACGGGCATCGACAAGAACAAAGCAGCCGTTTACTTTTTAGGATTAGGTCGTGGACGCGGATTTGCAGGCGGCAAATGGGAAGGCAACACGGTAACTTTTTATACCAAAAACATGGGCAAGTTTAAAGTGATGCAGGATACCAGGCCGCCAACTATAAAACTGCTCAGCAAAAGCCCGGCCCAGATCAGGTTCAAGATAGGCGATGACCTCTCCGGTATTCAATCGTTTAACGCCTGGGTAGATGGCAAGTGGATCCTGATGAAATATGAGCACAAACAAGCGCTTATTTACTCTGAAAAACTCGATAAAAGTGTACCTTTGTCTGGCGAAGTGGTTTTAAAGGTGAAGGATATTGCCGGCAACGAAGCCACTTTTACAACCAAAATATAA
- the bcp gene encoding thioredoxin-dependent thiol peroxidase, with amino-acid sequence MNLNIGDKAPEFEGKDQNGNTVKLSDYRGKKVILYFYPKDDTSGCTAQACNLRDNYSDLKKEGYEVIGVSIDSEKSHQKFIGKYELPFTLIADTEKQIVEQYGVWQEKSMYGRKYMGTMRYTFVIDENGVIQDIITKVKTADHTAQILK; translated from the coding sequence ATGAATCTCAACATCGGCGACAAGGCTCCGGAGTTTGAAGGCAAAGACCAGAACGGAAATACGGTGAAGCTGAGCGACTACCGCGGTAAAAAAGTGATCCTGTACTTCTACCCGAAAGACGACACGAGCGGCTGCACCGCCCAGGCCTGCAACCTCCGCGACAACTATAGCGACCTGAAAAAAGAAGGCTACGAAGTAATTGGCGTAAGCATAGACAGCGAAAAATCGCACCAGAAGTTTATCGGCAAATACGAACTGCCTTTCACCCTGATTGCCGACACCGAAAAGCAGATCGTAGAACAGTACGGCGTATGGCAGGAAAAATCGATGTATGGCCGGAAGTATATGGGCACGATGCGCTATACATTCGTCATAGACGAGAACGGGGTGATACAGGATATCATCACGAAAGTAAAGACCGCCGACCATACGGCTCAGATACTGAAATAA
- a CDS encoding transketolase: MNPHNKSIEELKDIAAQVRRDIVRMVHAVNSGHPGGSLGCTDYFVSLYFKVMNYSTDFKMNGEGEDLFFLSNGHISPVWYSTLARAGFFEVKELATFRKLNSRLQGHPATEEGLEGIRIASGSLGQGLSVAVGAAQVKKLNKDNNLVYVLMGDGEVEEGQVWEAAMYAAHHKVDNIIATIDLNGQQIDGSTEEVMSLGSLRAKFEAFGWTVLETSGNNFETLIPSLEQAKAETGKGKPVMLLMHTEMGYGVDFMMGSHKWHGVAPNDEQLEIALQQLMVKHASDY; encoded by the coding sequence GTGAATCCACACAACAAAAGCATTGAAGAGCTGAAAGACATTGCAGCACAGGTACGTCGCGACATCGTGCGTATGGTGCATGCGGTAAACTCCGGCCACCCGGGCGGTTCGCTTGGCTGTACTGATTATTTCGTATCGCTGTACTTCAAAGTAATGAACTATAGCACCGACTTTAAAATGAATGGCGAAGGCGAAGATTTGTTCTTCCTTTCTAATGGCCACATTTCGCCGGTTTGGTATAGTACGCTTGCCCGCGCAGGTTTCTTTGAAGTAAAAGAGCTGGCTACGTTCCGTAAGCTGAACTCACGGTTACAGGGCCACCCGGCCACCGAAGAAGGTCTGGAAGGTATTCGTATTGCTTCCGGTTCATTGGGTCAGGGTTTATCGGTAGCGGTTGGTGCTGCGCAGGTTAAAAAACTGAACAAGGATAACAACCTGGTGTATGTGCTGATGGGCGATGGTGAAGTGGAAGAAGGCCAGGTTTGGGAAGCAGCCATGTATGCCGCTCACCACAAGGTTGATAACATCATCGCAACTATAGATTTAAATGGCCAGCAGATTGACGGCTCTACAGAAGAAGTAATGAGCCTTGGTAGCCTGCGTGCTAAGTTTGAAGCTTTTGGCTGGACAGTACTGGAAACAAGCGGTAACAACTTCGAGACGCTGATACCAAGCCTGGAGCAGGCTAAAGCTGAAACCGGCAAAGGTAAGCCAGTAATGTTGCTGATGCACACCGAAATGGGCTATGGTGTAGACTTTATGATGGGGTCGCACAAATGGCACGGCGTTGCACCAAACGATGAGCAGCTGGAGATTGCCCTGCAGCAGCTGATGGTAAAACACGCTTCGGATTACTAA
- a CDS encoding vWA domain-containing protein: protein MAAWVKKAGIVLLLLILATAGTAMAQDKKPKPKTRILFLLDASGSMMAKWEKSDRMNVAKDLLAHLVDSLERFDNVEVALRAYGHQHGRERNDCKDTKLEVPFGAKNAANVKKKLGEIVPRGNTPITYSLEQTAKDFPDDPRARNVIILITDGIESCNGDPCAVSLALQKKRIFLRPFVIGIGIDAEYEKQLNCIGQYFNAADVKTFENVLTEIVTQTLSETTVSVELLDDQDRPVETNVNMTFLNALSGLPEYNFVHYLNDKGKPDMLEIDALMPYDLVINTTPAVVERNVTVKPGRHNVIKVKAPQGLLYLRQDGPSPYGLLQTIVRQNGEVRTLNVQSFGDRHKYLAGTYDLEVLSTPRIYLKDIEVKQGQTKTITIPTPGQLAISSQMQGYGSVYSIDESGAQRWLLNIPENNSKVTIPLQPGNYKLVYRMKTAQSSKFTDVQDFTVRSGATTTVRIFNR, encoded by the coding sequence ATGGCAGCTTGGGTAAAAAAGGCAGGTATTGTTTTGTTGTTGCTGATTCTGGCAACGGCTGGCACTGCTATGGCCCAGGATAAAAAGCCTAAGCCCAAAACGCGCATTTTGTTTTTGTTGGATGCTTCGGGTAGTATGATGGCCAAATGGGAAAAAAGCGACCGCATGAACGTTGCTAAAGACCTGCTGGCCCACCTGGTAGATTCGCTGGAGCGGTTTGATAACGTGGAAGTTGCCTTAAGGGCTTACGGACACCAGCACGGCCGCGAACGCAACGACTGCAAGGACACCAAGCTTGAAGTACCTTTTGGGGCCAAAAATGCGGCTAACGTTAAGAAAAAGCTTGGTGAAATTGTACCGCGCGGCAACACGCCCATCACGTACTCCCTGGAGCAAACAGCAAAGGACTTTCCGGATGACCCGCGTGCCCGAAACGTTATCATTCTGATAACAGACGGAATTGAGTCGTGTAACGGAGACCCGTGTGCAGTATCGCTGGCGCTGCAGAAGAAGCGTATCTTTTTGCGCCCTTTTGTGATAGGGATTGGGATTGATGCCGAGTACGAGAAGCAGCTCAACTGTATTGGCCAGTATTTTAACGCTGCCGATGTTAAAACTTTTGAGAATGTGCTCACCGAGATCGTAACCCAGACCCTGAGCGAAACAACTGTTAGCGTTGAGCTTCTCGATGACCAGGATCGTCCTGTGGAAACGAACGTGAACATGACGTTTCTGAATGCTTTGAGTGGGCTGCCGGAGTATAACTTTGTGCACTACCTGAACGACAAAGGCAAGCCTGATATGCTGGAGATTGATGCGCTGATGCCTTACGACCTGGTTATTAATACCACACCGGCTGTTGTAGAGCGAAACGTAACTGTTAAGCCTGGCCGGCACAACGTCATCAAAGTTAAAGCGCCGCAGGGTCTTTTGTACCTGCGCCAGGATGGGCCATCGCCTTACGGGTTACTGCAGACTATAGTCCGGCAAAACGGGGAAGTAAGAACGCTTAACGTGCAAAGCTTCGGCGACAGGCATAAATACCTTGCCGGTACCTATGACCTTGAAGTGCTAAGTACGCCGCGCATTTACCTGAAGGATATCGAAGTAAAGCAGGGCCAGACCAAAACGATTACTATACCTACGCCGGGCCAGTTAGCTATCTCATCGCAGATGCAGGGCTACGGCAGTGTTTATAGTATAGACGAAAGCGGGGCACAACGCTGGCTGCTGAACATCCCTGAAAATAATAGTAAAGTAACTATACCGTTACAGCCCGGAAACTATAAACTGGTGTACCGCATGAAGACCGCGCAGTCAAGCAAGTTCACTGATGTGCAGGATTTTACCGTACGGTCCGGGGCAACAACTACTGTCAGAATTTTTAACAGATAA
- a CDS encoding transketolase family protein, with protein sequence MKDFPFTEKKDTRSGFGAGLLELGRTNPNVVGLCADLTGSLKMDAFQKEFPERFFQVGIAEANMMGLAAGMTIGGKIPFTGTFANFSTGRVYDQIRQSIAYSGKNVKICASHAGLTLGEDGATHQILEDLGMMRMLPHMTVINPCDYNQTKAATIAIAEHEGPVYLRFGRPVIPNFTPADQKFEIGKALMLNEGTDVSIFATGHLVWKAILAGHILAEKGINAEIINIHTIKPLDAEAILKSVAKTGCAVTAEEHNRFGGLGDAVAQVLISNTPVPQEYVAVNDTFGESGTPDQLMEKYGLTENDIVAAAERAISRKNK encoded by the coding sequence ATGAAAGACTTTCCGTTTACAGAGAAAAAAGATACCCGTTCCGGTTTTGGAGCCGGCCTGCTGGAGCTTGGCCGCACCAACCCAAATGTAGTAGGCCTTTGCGCCGACCTTACCGGCTCACTTAAAATGGACGCCTTCCAGAAAGAGTTTCCGGAGCGTTTCTTCCAGGTAGGTATTGCCGAAGCCAACATGATGGGCCTTGCTGCCGGTATGACCATTGGCGGTAAAATTCCGTTCACGGGTACATTTGCCAACTTCTCTACCGGCCGCGTGTACGACCAGATCCGTCAGTCTATCGCTTACTCCGGCAAAAACGTGAAAATATGCGCTTCGCACGCCGGTCTTACGCTGGGCGAAGACGGTGCCACGCACCAGATCCTGGAAGACCTTGGTATGATGCGCATGCTCCCGCACATGACCGTGATCAACCCATGCGACTATAACCAGACCAAAGCCGCAACTATAGCTATCGCGGAGCATGAAGGCCCGGTTTACCTGCGTTTTGGTCGCCCGGTTATTCCTAACTTTACGCCAGCCGATCAGAAATTTGAGATTGGTAAAGCGTTGATGCTGAACGAAGGTACCGATGTAAGTATTTTCGCGACCGGCCACCTGGTTTGGAAAGCTATCCTTGCAGGCCACATCCTGGCAGAAAAAGGCATCAACGCCGAGATCATCAACATTCATACGATAAAGCCACTTGATGCAGAAGCCATTCTGAAATCGGTAGCTAAAACAGGTTGCGCCGTAACTGCCGAGGAGCATAATCGTTTCGGTGGCCTTGGCGATGCCGTAGCACAGGTGCTTATCTCTAACACGCCTGTTCCGCAGGAATATGTAGCTGTAAATGATACCTTCGGTGAGTCGGGTACGCCAGACCAGCTAATGGAAAAGTACGGCCTGAC